One Thiocapsa sp. genomic window carries:
- the mrdA gene encoding penicillin-binding protein 2, which yields MLEANLEDRKREARLVSTRALIAGLLAIVALSLVVVRLVHLQVDQHDHFTVLSRDNRVKVQPLPPARGLIYDAKGVLLADNHPSFSLEITIEKVGDLEATIEGLSRLIRIEPQDRNRFERQKRQRMRFQGVPIRLNLTQAEVAQFAVDGHRFPGVDIRAELVRTYPLGEHTAHVLGYVGRINEQELARIDKSNYAGSQFIGKGGLEKAHEALLHGQVGYQQVEVNARGRVIRTLESRPPVSGQDLHLYLDIGLQQAAKEALGEERGAVVAIDPRNGGVLALVSNPSFDPNLFVEGISQTDYQALLSSPDKPLFNRAVRGQYPPGSTIKQFVALAGLASGVTTSRRATYCSGAFSLPGHSHRFRCWRRGGHGAMNLEQALVQSCDVYFYDLANRMGIDRLSGFLSDFGFGALTGIDVAGELGGLMPTREWKQRVRKQAWYPGETLIVGIGQGSFLATPLQLAVATAAVANHGKVIRPQVARAAQAPGAPAAEQLPMLSHTIELGEKQQWDQIVNAMAKVVESGTARRIRSTEYRIAGKTGTSQVFSLAQNQRYNAATLPKHLHDHALFVAFAPIEDPRIAIAVIVENGGGGGATAAPVARRIMDAYLGGATVLTDVGGEGGD from the coding sequence ATGCTCGAAGCGAATCTGGAAGACCGCAAACGCGAGGCCCGCCTGGTCTCGACCAGAGCGCTGATCGCCGGGCTGCTGGCGATCGTCGCCCTCTCGCTGGTCGTGGTGCGGTTGGTGCACCTTCAAGTCGATCAACACGACCATTTCACCGTCCTGTCCCGCGACAATCGGGTCAAGGTCCAGCCTTTGCCGCCGGCACGCGGACTCATCTACGACGCCAAGGGCGTGCTGCTCGCCGACAACCACCCGTCGTTCTCCTTGGAGATCACGATCGAGAAGGTCGGCGACCTCGAGGCCACGATCGAGGGACTCTCCCGGTTGATCCGGATCGAGCCGCAGGATCGCAACCGCTTCGAGCGTCAGAAGCGACAACGCATGCGCTTCCAGGGCGTACCGATCAGGCTCAATCTGACCCAGGCGGAGGTCGCGCAGTTCGCGGTCGACGGGCACCGCTTTCCCGGCGTGGACATCCGCGCCGAGTTGGTGCGCACCTATCCGCTGGGCGAGCACACGGCGCATGTGCTCGGCTATGTCGGCCGGATCAACGAGCAGGAGCTCGCCCGCATCGACAAGAGCAACTATGCCGGGAGCCAGTTCATCGGCAAGGGCGGCTTGGAGAAGGCTCACGAGGCGCTGCTGCACGGTCAGGTCGGCTACCAGCAGGTGGAGGTCAACGCCCGCGGCCGGGTGATCCGGACCCTCGAGAGCCGCCCGCCGGTCTCCGGTCAGGATCTGCATCTGTATCTGGACATCGGCCTGCAGCAGGCGGCGAAAGAGGCGCTCGGCGAGGAGCGCGGTGCCGTGGTCGCCATCGATCCACGCAACGGCGGCGTCTTGGCCCTCGTGAGCAACCCGAGCTTCGACCCCAATCTGTTCGTGGAAGGGATCAGTCAAACGGACTATCAGGCCCTGCTGAGCTCGCCGGACAAGCCCTTGTTCAACCGAGCGGTGCGCGGACAGTATCCGCCGGGGTCGACCATCAAGCAGTTCGTCGCCCTCGCCGGCCTGGCCTCGGGGGTCACGACCTCGCGACGCGCGACCTATTGCTCGGGCGCATTCAGCCTGCCCGGACACTCCCATCGGTTTCGCTGCTGGCGTCGCGGCGGTCATGGCGCCATGAACCTCGAGCAGGCGCTGGTGCAGTCCTGCGACGTCTACTTCTACGATCTCGCCAACCGGATGGGGATCGACCGACTCTCGGGCTTTCTCTCGGACTTCGGCTTCGGCGCCTTGACCGGGATCGATGTCGCCGGCGAGCTGGGCGGGCTCATGCCGACGCGCGAATGGAAACAACGGGTCCGCAAGCAGGCCTGGTATCCGGGCGAGACCCTGATCGTGGGCATCGGGCAGGGCTCCTTCCTGGCGACACCGCTGCAACTGGCGGTTGCAACGGCAGCGGTCGCCAATCACGGCAAGGTGATTCGTCCGCAGGTGGCGCGCGCGGCACAGGCTCCCGGTGCGCCCGCAGCCGAGCAGCTGCCGATGCTCTCGCACACCATCGAGCTCGGCGAGAAACAGCAATGGGACCAGATCGTCAACGCCATGGCCAAGGTCGTGGAATCCGGCACCGCCCGGCGCATTCGCAGCACCGAGTACCGCATCGCCGGCAAGACCGGGACCTCCCAGGTCTTCAGCCTCGCCCAGAACCAACGCTACAATGCGGCGACGCTCCCCAAGCACCTGCATGACCACGCCTTGTTCGTCGCCTTCGCACCGATCGAGGATCCGCGTATCGCCATCGCGGTCATCGTCGAGAACGGCGGCGGGGGCGGCGCCACCGCGGCACCCGTCGCGCGTCGCATCATGGATGCCTACCTGGGCGGCGCGACCGTCCTGACCGATGTCGGAGGCGAGGGTGGCGATTAG
- the rodA gene encoding rod shape-determining protein RodA: MAIRSSSYFPDDALYRGHRGLWQRIHLDAPLLVALLALCGFGLMVLFSASDQDPVAIERQLIRLGIAFGLMIAVAQIPPARLRSWSPLLYGVGVAMLIAVLLFGDIGKGAQRWLDLGVVRFQPSELLKLAVPMMIAWLLSARALPPKLLWVVLSAVLTLIPVVLIAKQPDLGTALLVASAGVVALFMAGMGWGMILALAVVVAAVTPLVWIGLHDYQRDRVLTFLNPESDPLGSGYHIIQSKIAIGSGGIDGKGWLNGTQSHLEFLPERNTDFIFAVIGEEFGFTGILALLALYLFIILRGLVIAARAQDRFGRLLAGALTLVFFVYVFVNTGMVTGLLPVVGVPLPLISYGGTSMVTLMVGFGIIMGIQTHRIRSRG, from the coding sequence GTGGCGATTAGATCGAGCAGCTATTTTCCGGATGACGCCCTGTATCGGGGGCATCGCGGTCTGTGGCAACGGATTCACCTGGATGCCCCCCTGCTGGTGGCCCTGTTGGCGCTGTGCGGTTTCGGCCTGATGGTGCTCTTCAGCGCGAGCGATCAGGATCCCGTCGCGATCGAGCGGCAGTTGATTCGGCTCGGGATCGCCTTCGGCCTGATGATCGCGGTCGCACAGATCCCCCCGGCGCGGCTGCGCAGCTGGTCGCCGCTGCTCTACGGGGTCGGGGTGGCGATGCTGATTGCGGTGCTTCTGTTCGGAGATATCGGCAAGGGGGCACAGCGCTGGTTGGATCTCGGCGTCGTGCGCTTTCAGCCCTCGGAGCTTCTGAAGCTCGCGGTGCCCATGATGATCGCCTGGTTGCTCAGCGCCCGTGCCTTGCCGCCGAAGCTCTTGTGGGTCGTCCTCTCGGCCGTGCTGACCCTGATCCCGGTCGTGCTGATCGCCAAGCAACCGGATCTGGGAACCGCGCTGCTGGTCGCCAGTGCGGGCGTGGTCGCGCTCTTCATGGCCGGCATGGGGTGGGGCATGATCCTCGCGCTCGCGGTCGTCGTCGCCGCCGTGACCCCGCTCGTCTGGATCGGTCTGCATGATTATCAACGCGATCGCGTTCTGACCTTCCTGAATCCGGAGTCCGACCCCCTTGGATCCGGCTATCACATCATCCAGTCCAAGATTGCGATCGGCTCGGGCGGGATCGACGGCAAGGGCTGGCTGAACGGCACCCAGTCGCACCTGGAGTTCCTGCCCGAGCGCAATACCGACTTCATCTTCGCGGTCATCGGCGAGGAATTCGGGTTTACCGGGATCCTGGCCCTGCTCGCCCTTTATCTCTTTATCATCCTGCGCGGTCTGGTCATCGCCGCGCGGGCGCAGGATCGCTTCGGGCGTCTGTTGGCCGGCGCTCTGACACTGGTGTTTTTCGTCTACGTCTTCGTCAACACCGGGATGGTCACCGGCTTGCTGCCGGTCGTCGGTGTTCCGCTGCCCTTGATCAGCTATGGCGGCACCTCGATGGTGACCCTGATGGTAGGATTCGGCATCATCATGGGGATACAGACCCATCGTATACGCTCTCGCGGGTGA
- the mltB gene encoding lytic murein transglycosylase B, which yields MPIARQFLVAGCLVAGCPALVTSQLHAEPARYAAEADVFAREMVERHGFDSAELEGMLADARYSQAIIDAMNRPYEAKPWRDYRALFVTPERIAGGVTFWRDNADLLARAEADYGVAPQIIVAIIGVETNYGANVGKHRVIDALTTLGFSYPRRAAFFRRELEAFLVLSREEQLDPLGAVGSYAGAMGKPQFISSSYRNYAIDFDGDGRRDLWGSNADVVGSVANYFKQHGWRSGEPVAFAAELRSGVPAGIALVEKTTAPPDTTAGDLRAAGVAWDEPLPAEAPANLIRLDGVEDEYWVGLNNFYAITRYNHSNLYAMAVHQLSEAIRARRSEAAASGTAGDSSAADARESAEND from the coding sequence ATGCCCATCGCTCGTCAATTTCTCGTCGCAGGATGCCTCGTCGCAGGATGTCCGGCGCTCGTCACATCGCAGCTGCACGCCGAGCCGGCCCGCTATGCCGCGGAGGCCGATGTGTTCGCGCGCGAGATGGTCGAGCGGCATGGGTTCGATTCGGCCGAGCTAGAGGGCATGCTTGCGGATGCCCGCTACAGTCAGGCCATCATCGACGCCATGAATCGACCCTACGAGGCGAAGCCCTGGCGCGACTATCGGGCGCTGTTCGTCACGCCCGAGCGGATCGCCGGGGGTGTGACCTTTTGGCGCGACAACGCCGATCTGCTTGCGCGCGCCGAGGCCGACTACGGCGTCGCCCCGCAGATCATCGTCGCCATCATCGGGGTCGAGACCAACTACGGGGCCAATGTGGGCAAGCATCGGGTGATCGATGCGCTGACCACGCTCGGGTTCTCCTATCCACGGCGGGCGGCGTTCTTCCGCCGGGAGCTGGAGGCGTTTCTCGTGCTCAGTCGCGAAGAGCAGCTGGATCCGCTCGGGGCCGTCGGCTCCTATGCAGGGGCGATGGGCAAGCCGCAGTTCATCTCCTCGAGCTATCGCAACTATGCGATCGACTTCGACGGAGACGGTCGGCGCGACCTGTGGGGCAGCAACGCGGACGTCGTCGGGAGCGTCGCCAATTATTTCAAACAGCACGGCTGGCGTTCCGGCGAGCCCGTCGCCTTTGCTGCGGAGCTGCGCTCCGGCGTCCCGGCCGGGATCGCATTGGTCGAGAAGACCACCGCCCCGCCCGACACGACCGCGGGCGACCTACGCGCCGCGGGGGTCGCGTGGGACGAGCCCCTGCCGGCCGAGGCCCCCGCGAACCTGATCCGCCTCGACGGGGTCGAAGACGAATATTGGGTGGGGCTGAACAACTTCTATGCCATCACCCGGTACAACCACAGCAACCTCTACGCGATGGCCGTCCATCAGCTCAGCGAAGCGATCCGTGCACGACGGTCGGAAGCGGCAGCCAGCGGGACGGCCGGTGACTCAAGCGCTGCGGACGCTCGCGAGTCAGCTGAGAATGATTGA
- a CDS encoding HAMP domain-containing sensor histidine kinase: MTRRSLRVRLWIGAALSITLALAVAGLGLLALFERHVERRIGEELRAQLNQLAAAMTITPEGEVQLAREPADPRFAQPLSGLYWQIDGPTRPGLMRSRSLWDHLVDLTDDDLAPGTVHAHEVMGPDAQTLLVRERRIRLQAAGGLMSLRLMVGVDRAELIAARDAFAADMLPYLALIGLVLALATFVQIQTGLAPLDAVRRGLGEIRTGRTRRLAEVYPDEVMPLVGEVNGLLEAREQAIERARAWTADLAHGLKTPLSALVADAQRLRAQGNAPLADDLEHLAMGMRRRVERELVRARLRSGADIHQAGADVVETLHRLLRTLQRTPEGARLDWQLVAPAQARAAVIGDDLLELLGNLLENAAKWARTEVDIRVSVGDRIEIGIEDDGPGVPAEQTPRLGERGLRLDERREGNGLGLAIARDVVDAYGGLLDFARASKGGLAVRVQLPRDQAEFGR; encoded by the coding sequence ATGACCCGCCGCTCGCTGCGCGTCCGTCTTTGGATCGGTGCCGCACTCTCGATCACTCTGGCCCTAGCGGTGGCCGGGCTCGGTCTTCTGGCCCTCTTCGAGCGCCATGTCGAGCGGCGCATCGGCGAGGAGCTGCGCGCGCAGCTCAACCAGCTTGCCGCGGCGATGACGATCACGCCGGAGGGGGAGGTTCAGCTCGCGCGCGAGCCGGCCGACCCGCGTTTCGCTCAGCCCTTGAGTGGACTCTATTGGCAGATCGACGGCCCGACGCGGCCGGGTCTGATGCGCTCGCGCTCGCTCTGGGATCATCTGGTCGATCTGACCGACGACGACCTGGCCCCAGGCACCGTCCACGCCCACGAGGTTATGGGGCCGGACGCGCAGACGTTGTTGGTGCGCGAGCGTCGGATTCGCCTGCAGGCGGCCGGCGGGCTCATGTCCCTGCGCCTCATGGTCGGGGTCGATCGGGCGGAGTTGATCGCGGCGCGGGATGCCTTCGCGGCCGACATGCTGCCCTATCTTGCCCTCATCGGGCTTGTTCTGGCGCTGGCGACCTTCGTGCAGATCCAGACCGGTCTCGCACCGCTCGATGCGGTGCGACGTGGTCTCGGCGAGATTCGCACCGGCCGGACACGACGGCTCGCCGAGGTCTACCCGGACGAGGTCATGCCGTTGGTCGGCGAGGTCAACGGACTCCTCGAGGCCCGAGAGCAGGCGATCGAGCGCGCGCGGGCCTGGACCGCGGACCTTGCCCACGGACTCAAAACCCCGCTGAGTGCGTTGGTGGCCGATGCGCAGCGTCTGCGCGCGCAGGGCAACGCGCCGCTCGCCGATGACCTGGAGCACTTGGCGATGGGCATGCGACGGCGGGTCGAGCGCGAGCTGGTGCGTGCCCGGTTGCGCTCCGGGGCCGACATCCATCAGGCCGGCGCCGATGTGGTCGAGACCCTTCACCGACTGCTGCGCACGCTGCAACGCACCCCGGAGGGCGCGCGGCTCGACTGGCAGCTGGTCGCCCCCGCGCAGGCCCGGGCCGCGGTTATCGGCGACGATTTGTTGGAGCTGCTGGGAAACCTGCTCGAGAACGCCGCCAAATGGGCGCGGACCGAGGTGGATATCCGGGTGAGCGTCGGCGATCGCATCGAGATCGGCATCGAGGACGATGGTCCCGGTGTCCCGGCGGAGCAGACGCCGCGGCTCGGCGAGCGTGGGTTGCGTCTCGATGAGCGCAGAGAAGGCAACGGCCTCGGACTCGCGATCGCCCGAGACGTCGTCGATGCCTATGGTGGGCTGCTCGACTTCGCGCGTGCGAGCAAAGGAGGGCTCGCGGTCCGGGTTCAGCTGCCGCGGGATCAGGCCGAATTCGGGCGTTGA
- a CDS encoding response regulator transcription factor, which produces MRLLLVEDDVRLAEGLAAALTAAGFVVDHEADGEAAWFKGDTESYAAAILDLGLPSMDGLSILRKWRANGQRFPVLILTARGDWHERVEGIDAGADDYLPKPFRMEELLARLRALVRRSAGQASAVLVNGPLVLDTRRMAVTVDGVPVHLSPQEYRLVSYLMQHAGRVVSQLELTEQLYAQDFERESNAVEVLVGRVRRKLGVDLIQTRRGFGYLIEDVADD; this is translated from the coding sequence ATGCGTCTGCTCCTGGTCGAGGACGACGTGCGTCTCGCCGAGGGCTTGGCCGCCGCGCTGACGGCTGCGGGTTTTGTCGTGGATCACGAGGCCGACGGCGAGGCCGCCTGGTTCAAGGGCGACACCGAAAGCTATGCCGCGGCGATCCTGGATCTGGGGCTGCCGAGCATGGACGGGCTCTCGATCCTGCGCAAATGGCGGGCGAACGGGCAGCGTTTTCCGGTGCTCATCCTGACCGCGCGGGGTGATTGGCACGAGCGTGTCGAGGGCATCGACGCCGGGGCCGATGACTATCTGCCCAAGCCCTTCCGGATGGAGGAGCTGCTGGCGCGTCTGCGTGCCCTGGTGCGCCGGTCTGCGGGCCAAGCCAGCGCCGTGCTCGTCAACGGCCCGCTCGTACTCGACACCCGCCGGATGGCCGTGACGGTCGACGGCGTCCCGGTCCATCTCTCCCCGCAGGAATACCGTCTCGTCAGTTATCTGATGCAGCATGCCGGACGTGTCGTCTCCCAGCTCGAGCTCACCGAGCAGCTCTATGCCCAGGACTTCGAGCGCGAGTCCAACGCCGTCGAGGTTCTGGTCGGGCGGGTGCGCCGCAAGCTCGGCGTGGATCTGATTCAGACGCGGCGTGGGTTCGGGTACTTGATCGAGGATGTCGCCGATGATTGA
- a CDS encoding PepSY domain-containing protein — translation MHTQTFRRRLLAAFMACALAPALSLADSSVDEGNGEARHDHDRARHALQQGEVRPIAEILRRVAEEVPGEVIEVELERERWLGKRRWVYEIKLIAPDGRLLEVLVDAPTAEILAVEDD, via the coding sequence ATGCACACCCAAACATTCCGTCGTCGACTCCTGGCCGCCTTCATGGCGTGCGCTCTGGCCCCGGCCTTGTCTCTCGCGGACTCCAGCGTTGATGAAGGCAATGGCGAAGCGCGTCACGATCACGATCGTGCCCGACACGCCCTGCAGCAGGGCGAGGTCCGCCCGATCGCCGAGATCCTGCGACGGGTCGCGGAGGAGGTTCCGGGCGAGGTCATCGAGGTGGAGCTCGAGCGCGAGAGATGGCTCGGCAAGAGGCGCTGGGTCTACGAGATCAAACTGATCGCGCCGGACGGGCGACTGCTGGAGGTGTTGGTGGATGCGCCGACGGCCGAGATCCTCGCGGTGGAGGACGACTGA
- a CDS encoding cytochrome b/b6 domain-containing protein translates to MTTETMVTPTITQADRPERIRVWDPLVRIFHWALVGGFATAFIVEDDLLGVHIWAGYLVLALIAVRLVWGLIGTRHARFSAFVRKPSEVLAYVRDALRLRAPRYLGHNPAGGAMVITLMIAVVLTGLSGLAVYGAEELSGPLAPMMSSLPGSWGHFFEEVHEVMANLTLVLIVAHVAGVIFSSLSHRENLIGGMITGLKRKDI, encoded by the coding sequence ATGACCACCGAGACCATGGTCACACCGACGATCACCCAAGCGGATCGCCCGGAACGCATCCGCGTCTGGGATCCTCTCGTCCGAATCTTCCACTGGGCACTGGTCGGCGGTTTCGCCACCGCCTTCATCGTCGAGGACGACCTCCTCGGCGTGCATATCTGGGCCGGCTACTTGGTCTTGGCCCTGATCGCCGTACGCCTGGTCTGGGGCCTGATCGGCACCCGCCACGCCCGTTTCAGCGCTTTCGTGCGCAAGCCGAGCGAGGTCTTGGCCTATGTGCGGGACGCACTGCGGCTGCGCGCCCCACGCTATCTCGGCCACAACCCGGCCGGCGGTGCGATGGTGATCACCCTGATGATTGCGGTCGTTCTGACCGGACTGAGCGGGCTCGCGGTCTACGGCGCGGAAGAGCTCTCGGGTCCGCTGGCACCGATGATGAGCAGCCTTCCGGGATCCTGGGGCCACTTCTTCGAGGAGGTCCACGAGGTCATGGCCAATCTCACGCTCGTCCTCATCGTCGCCCATGTGGCCGGCGTCATCTTCTCCAGCCTGTCCCATCGGGAAAACCTGATCGGCGGCATGATCACCGGATTGAAACGGAAGGACATCTGA
- a CDS encoding DUF1924 domain-containing protein yields MKRDMTATLAILILVSGATALPTASFAGDATAGAAGWTKEYPQTDGSPARSCVTCHNRDLTKPGRHAVTNKVIEPLAPSVNPQGLTDQAKVEKWLLRNCRWTLGRECTSDEKADFISYIETQ; encoded by the coding sequence ATGAAACGCGACATGACAGCAACTCTGGCCATTCTGATCCTCGTGTCCGGCGCCACAGCCCTTCCGACCGCGTCCTTCGCCGGCGACGCCACGGCGGGCGCCGCGGGTTGGACAAAGGAATACCCGCAAACCGACGGCTCGCCGGCGCGCAGTTGCGTGACCTGCCACAACCGTGACCTGACCAAGCCCGGCCGACACGCGGTGACCAACAAGGTCATCGAACCCTTGGCGCCATCGGTGAATCCGCAGGGCCTGACGGACCAGGCCAAGGTCGAGAAATGGCTGCTGCGCAATTGTCGCTGGACCCTCGGGCGCGAATGCACAAGCGATGAGAAGGCCGATTTCATCAGTTACATCGAAACCCAGTAA
- a CDS encoding cytochrome C has product MLAITILSLGAVGLAVGDSDDDDYEKHEKGGGWVNPRPDVAPVVNATYSEECGSCHMAYQPGLLPALDWARIMGPDALADHYGDDASLSDALRGEIVSYLVANSADQGTHSRSRAFSFVDDAAADAALPRITRTRYFVKKHDEIPEKWVAGNPAVGSFSQCNSCHRGADKDIYNEEQVSIPGHGRWED; this is encoded by the coding sequence ATGCTGGCTATCACAATCCTTTCATTGGGCGCCGTCGGCCTGGCCGTCGGCGATTCCGACGACGACGATTACGAAAAACACGAGAAAGGCGGCGGTTGGGTGAACCCGCGCCCCGATGTCGCCCCGGTCGTGAATGCGACCTACAGCGAGGAATGCGGCTCCTGCCACATGGCCTATCAACCCGGTTTGCTGCCGGCCCTGGACTGGGCACGGATCATGGGACCCGATGCCTTGGCGGACCATTACGGCGACGATGCCTCTTTATCCGACGCGCTGCGTGGCGAGATCGTGAGCTACCTGGTGGCCAATTCAGCGGACCAAGGCACCCATTCGCGCTCGCGCGCCTTTTCCTTCGTGGACGACGCCGCTGCGGACGCCGCACTCCCGCGCATTACCCGGACCCGCTATTTCGTCAAGAAACACGACGAGATCCCGGAAAAATGGGTGGCCGGGAACCCCGCGGTCGGCAGCTTCAGCCAATGCAACAGCTGTCATCGCGGCGCCGACAAGGATATCTACAACGAAGAGCAGGTCTCCATCCCGGGTCACGGACGCTGGGAAGACTGA
- a CDS encoding ethylbenzene dehydrogenase-related protein: protein MNANRKRQTTALSAMLVATCAFSAPALAARALETVTAITFDTAPTLDGVADDAVWNAAVPAKLHFKKGANFGEKGKTDGTIRAARIGDELFVLLQYEDPTHSEQRSPYVKQADGSWKKLKDPEDVGGDNNSVYEDKAALIWPIDNSIPDFEADGCFAACHDDEPPKPYGNKYTENDGERGDMWHIKSVRTGPVGQVDDQWLDHTRFDPETAKNAGRKTDAKTGGGYTDIALLDGIPELMAGDGKAANKGGAYWVMADDKVPFDDSRFEPGDEVASIMIAPFEGDRGDIALGLAWSDGVWTMEMRRKLVTDSETDVQFADLTAAYPFGVSVFDNAQVRHAFMQKPIALVFED, encoded by the coding sequence ATGAATGCGAACCGAAAAAGACAGACGACGGCCTTGTCGGCCATGCTCGTCGCCACCTGCGCGTTTTCCGCTCCCGCGCTCGCTGCCCGCGCACTCGAAACGGTGACGGCGATCACCTTCGACACGGCGCCGACCCTGGACGGCGTTGCCGACGACGCGGTTTGGAACGCAGCCGTGCCGGCGAAACTCCATTTCAAGAAGGGCGCGAACTTCGGTGAAAAGGGCAAGACCGACGGCACCATTCGCGCAGCACGCATCGGCGACGAGCTCTTTGTGCTGCTGCAGTACGAGGACCCGACCCATTCCGAGCAGCGCTCGCCCTACGTCAAACAGGCCGACGGCTCCTGGAAGAAGCTCAAGGATCCCGAAGACGTCGGCGGCGACAACAACAGCGTCTACGAAGACAAGGCGGCCCTGATCTGGCCGATCGACAACTCCATCCCTGATTTCGAGGCCGATGGCTGCTTCGCGGCCTGCCACGACGACGAGCCGCCCAAACCCTACGGCAACAAGTACACCGAGAACGACGGCGAGCGCGGCGATATGTGGCACATCAAGAGCGTGCGCACCGGGCCGGTCGGACAGGTCGACGACCAGTGGCTGGACCACACCCGCTTCGACCCGGAGACCGCGAAGAACGCCGGGCGAAAAACCGATGCCAAGACGGGCGGTGGCTATACCGACATCGCGCTGCTCGATGGAATTCCCGAGCTCATGGCCGGCGACGGCAAGGCCGCCAACAAGGGCGGGGCTTATTGGGTCATGGCTGACGATAAGGTCCCTTTCGACGACAGTCGATTCGAGCCCGGCGACGAGGTCGCATCCATCATGATTGCCCCCTTCGAGGGCGACCGCGGTGATATCGCGCTCGGGTTGGCTTGGAGCGACGGCGTCTGGACGATGGAGATGCGGCGCAAACTGGTCACGGACAGCGAGACCGACGTGCAGTTCGCGGATCTGACGGCGGCCTACCCGTTCGGCGTCTCGGTGTTCGACAATGCACAGGTCAGGCATGCCTTTATGCAGAAGCCGATCGCGCTGGTGTTCGAGGACTAG